From Domibacillus sp. DTU_2020_1001157_1_SI_ALB_TIR_016, a single genomic window includes:
- a CDS encoding C39 family peptidase, giving the protein MSAIIQVKSQSQYAENIKKNYRSSACGPVTVSVILDYWGYSCTANDLYKKLGTTKIGLSRFLMVRRLKKLLGSNWRVSSSDQIGEVIHELDHGRPVAAKFDKYFTLRFFAKPLFAYHWVVLTGYKIQQGRIYLFLHDHGAPGRKSRIRCISFEDQAHVLRFVLVSPKNPPL; this is encoded by the coding sequence GTGTCTGCTATCATTCAGGTAAAGAGCCAGTCCCAGTATGCAGAAAATATTAAAAAGAACTATCGTTCATCCGCCTGCGGCCCCGTCACAGTTTCGGTTATTTTAGATTATTGGGGATATTCGTGTACAGCAAACGATTTATATAAAAAACTTGGTACTACAAAAATTGGTTTATCCCGCTTTTTAATGGTTCGGAGATTAAAAAAACTGCTGGGCAGCAACTGGCGTGTTAGTTCCTCGGACCAGATTGGTGAAGTGATTCACGAGCTCGATCATGGCCGGCCCGTTGCCGCAAAATTTGACAAGTATTTCACCCTCCGCTTTTTTGCCAAGCCTTTGTTTGCGTATCATTGGGTCGTGCTGACAGGATATAAAATCCAGCAGGGGCGTATTTATTTGTTCCTGCATGATCATGGTGCTCCTGGACGAAAAAGCAGGATCCGCTGCATCTCATTTGAAGATCAGGCACATGTCCTCCGTTTTGTTCTTGTTTCGCCAAAGAACCCTCCACTTTGA
- a CDS encoding potassium channel family protein yields the protein MKKEFVVIGLGRFGSSICRELSEQGMEVMAIDKDEDRVNEFTSIASHAVVADTTDESVLKSLGIRNFDHVIVAIGDDIQSSILTTLMLKEVGVKKVTAKAQNDYHEKVLIKIGADQVVHPERDMGRRIANNIVSNNVLDYLELSDEHSIAEIIANESLAGNTLIDLDIRALYGINIVAIKRGKEIIVSPQANEPIHLGDILIIIGADRDIDRFQRKMNH from the coding sequence ATGAAAAAGGAATTTGTCGTTATTGGGCTCGGTCGATTCGGAAGCAGCATTTGCCGGGAGCTGAGTGAACAAGGAATGGAAGTAATGGCGATCGATAAAGATGAGGATCGTGTAAATGAGTTTACTTCGATTGCTTCTCATGCTGTTGTCGCAGATACGACAGATGAATCGGTTTTAAAAAGCCTGGGCATTCGAAATTTTGATCATGTGATTGTCGCTATTGGAGATGATATTCAGTCCAGTATTTTAACGACGCTGATGTTGAAAGAAGTGGGCGTTAAAAAAGTTACGGCCAAGGCACAAAATGATTATCATGAAAAAGTGCTGATCAAGATCGGCGCAGACCAGGTTGTCCACCCGGAACGTGATATGGGACGGCGGATTGCCAATAATATCGTCTCAAACAATGTATTAGATTATTTAGAGCTTTCCGATGAGCATTCCATCGCCGAAATTATTGCCAATGAATCGCTTGCCGGCAATACATTGATTGACCTTGATATCCGGGCTCTTTACGGAATTAATATCGTAGCAATTAAACGGGGTAAAGAAATTATCGTGTCGCCACAGGCGAATGAGCCTATTCATTTAGGCGACATTTTAATTATTATTGGTGCGGATAGAGATATTGACCGATTCCAGAGAAAAATGAATCACTAA
- a CDS encoding TlpA disulfide reductase family protein yields the protein MKLKEQMPELNGATKWLNGKVSTSELIGEKPTLIHFWSVSCHLCKEAMPNINKFRDDYKDTLNVLAVHMPLSEDDLDLEEIKAAAAEHGITQPIFVDSEHTLTDAFKNQYVPAYYVFDKEGRLRHFQAGGSGLKMLEKRLNRVLGEMSKTK from the coding sequence ATGAAATTAAAAGAGCAAATGCCAGAGCTTAATGGTGCAACAAAGTGGCTGAACGGGAAAGTGTCTACCAGTGAGTTAATTGGCGAAAAGCCAACCCTCATTCATTTTTGGTCGGTAAGCTGTCACTTATGCAAAGAAGCCATGCCAAACATCAACAAATTCCGTGATGATTACAAGGATACATTAAATGTTCTGGCTGTACACATGCCTCTTTCGGAGGATGATCTGGACTTGGAAGAGATTAAAGCGGCAGCAGCAGAACATGGAATCACACAGCCGATTTTTGTTGACAGTGAACATACGCTTACAGATGCATTTAAAAATCAATATGTTCCTGCTTATTACGTTTTCGATAAAGAAGGCCGGCTGCGTCACTTTCAAGCAGGAGGAAGCGGGCTGAAAATGCTTGAGAAGCGTTTAAATCGCGTTCTCGGTGAAATGTCAAAAACAAAATAA